Proteins from a genomic interval of Brucella melitensis bv. 1 str. 16M:
- the truA gene encoding tRNA pseudouridine(38-40) synthase TruA, whose translation MPRYKLTVEYDGTPYVGWQRQENGHAVQGAIEQAFKKFCGEDLTLSAAGRTDAGVHATAQVAHVDLAKDWGAGKVRDAVNAHLVMADERISILNVEKTTDTFDARFSARARHYLYRIHNRRAPLAVDYQRAWWVQKQLDADAMHEAAQRLLGEHDFTTFRATQCQAKSPVKTLDRLDVTRNGDMVEMRVSARSFLHNQVRSFAGSLMEVGVGRWTADDLQAALEARDRKACGQVAPPYGLYLVGVDYAFPF comes from the coding sequence GTGCCGCGCTACAAGCTCACGGTTGAATATGACGGCACGCCCTATGTCGGCTGGCAGCGACAGGAAAACGGCCATGCGGTGCAAGGCGCTATTGAGCAGGCGTTCAAGAAATTCTGTGGCGAAGACCTGACATTGAGTGCTGCGGGGCGCACCGATGCGGGCGTTCATGCGACAGCGCAGGTTGCCCATGTCGATCTTGCCAAGGATTGGGGCGCGGGCAAGGTGCGCGATGCAGTCAATGCGCATCTGGTCATGGCGGATGAGCGCATCAGCATCCTGAATGTCGAGAAGACGACGGATACATTCGATGCGCGTTTTTCCGCGCGTGCCCGGCATTATCTCTACCGGATTCATAATCGCCGCGCGCCGCTTGCAGTCGATTACCAGCGCGCATGGTGGGTGCAGAAGCAGCTTGATGCTGACGCAATGCACGAGGCCGCGCAGCGGCTTCTGGGCGAACATGATTTCACCACCTTCCGCGCCACGCAATGCCAGGCCAAAAGCCCGGTCAAGACGCTCGACCGGCTCGATGTTACCCGCAATGGCGACATGGTAGAAATGCGCGTTTCAGCGCGGTCCTTCCTGCACAATCAGGTGCGTTCCTTTGCGGGCAGCCTGATGGAAGTGGGCGTTGGCCGCTGGACGGCCGATGATCTGCAAGCTGCCCTTGAGGCGCGTGACCGCAAGGCCTGCGGGCAGGTGGCGCCGCCCTATGGGCTTTATCTGGTCGGAGTGGATTACGCCTTTCCGTTTTAG
- the def gene encoding peptide deformylase has translation MSVKPLIILPDPVLRQVSKPVERFDDQLRKFASDMFDTMYDAPGIGLAAIQVGEPIRMLVIDLAKEGEPKAPHIFVNPTIVQSSDKRSTYEEGCLSIPDYYAEVERPATVKVNYFDADGKPQSMEADGLMATCLQHEIDHLNGVLFIDHISKLKRDMVIKKFKKLASQRASKKVL, from the coding sequence ATGTCTGTAAAACCGCTTATCATCCTTCCCGATCCCGTGCTGCGTCAGGTTTCCAAGCCTGTTGAACGCTTCGACGATCAATTGCGCAAATTCGCCAGCGATATGTTCGACACCATGTATGATGCGCCGGGCATTGGCCTTGCCGCCATTCAGGTGGGTGAACCGATCCGCATGCTTGTTATCGACCTTGCCAAGGAAGGCGAGCCGAAAGCACCGCATATTTTCGTCAATCCGACGATCGTGCAGTCCTCCGACAAGCGCAGCACCTATGAAGAAGGCTGTCTTTCGATCCCGGATTATTATGCGGAGGTCGAGCGCCCGGCGACGGTCAAGGTCAATTATTTCGATGCCGACGGCAAGCCGCAGTCCATGGAGGCCGATGGCCTGATGGCCACCTGCCTTCAGCATGAAATTGACCATCTGAACGGTGTGCTCTTCATCGACCATATTTCCAAGCTGAAGCGCGATATGGTCATCAAGAAGTTCAAGAAGCTCGCCAGCCAGCGGGCATCGAAGAAAGTGCTTTAA
- a CDS encoding DNA recombination protein RmuC, translating to MENQNLLNEPLLQLGATSFTLGNILLAGIAALVLCLCLFLIAAARSARLRAVAEAQAEDRARDAEYRMAEILKAQTEMQGRMQTMAEVFGSRQAELNQSIRERLDGMTHRIGQTMTEQTRSTHENLAKLQERLAVIDTAQNNIQSLAGQVVQLQAILANKQTRGAFGQSRMEAIIADGLPQGAYEFQATLSNSTRPDCLVRMPNNAPSLVIDAKFPLEAWNAMRETEQPEARKAAVAQFRRDMEIHIKDVSDKYLIPGETQDTAFLFVPSESIFADIHEHFEALIQRAHRARVVVVSPSLLMLSIQVIQAILKDARMREQAHVIQGEVIRLMEDVGRLDERVRKLQTHFIQANKDIDDILVSSSKVTKRGAKIEALEFGPPPAEEPSRPQARPTEPGQLRLRVVDED from the coding sequence ATGGAAAACCAGAATCTCTTGAATGAGCCGCTTCTGCAGCTTGGCGCCACATCCTTCACGCTCGGGAATATCCTGCTGGCGGGCATCGCCGCGCTTGTGCTCTGCCTGTGCCTTTTTCTCATTGCGGCGGCGCGCTCCGCCCGGCTTCGCGCCGTCGCGGAAGCCCAGGCCGAAGACCGTGCCCGCGACGCCGAATATCGCATGGCGGAAATCCTGAAAGCGCAAACCGAAATGCAGGGCCGGATGCAGACCATGGCCGAGGTTTTCGGCTCGCGGCAGGCGGAGCTTAACCAGTCGATCCGCGAACGGCTCGACGGCATGACGCACCGCATCGGCCAGACCATGACCGAGCAGACCCGCTCAACGCATGAGAACCTCGCCAAATTGCAGGAACGCCTCGCCGTCATCGACACGGCACAGAACAATATCCAGTCGCTTGCGGGCCAGGTGGTGCAATTGCAGGCGATCCTCGCCAACAAGCAGACGCGCGGCGCTTTCGGCCAGTCGCGGATGGAAGCCATCATTGCCGACGGCCTGCCGCAGGGTGCCTATGAGTTTCAGGCAACGCTTTCCAACAGCACCCGCCCCGACTGCCTTGTGCGAATGCCGAACAATGCACCCTCTTTGGTGATCGACGCGAAATTCCCGCTCGAAGCGTGGAACGCTATGCGCGAAACGGAACAGCCGGAGGCACGCAAGGCAGCGGTGGCCCAGTTCCGCCGCGATATGGAAATCCATATCAAGGATGTCTCCGACAAATATCTGATTCCCGGCGAAACGCAGGATACCGCCTTCCTGTTCGTGCCGTCGGAATCGATCTTCGCGGATATTCACGAACATTTCGAGGCGCTTATCCAGCGCGCGCACCGGGCGCGGGTGGTCGTCGTCTCGCCATCACTGCTGATGCTGTCCATTCAGGTCATTCAGGCGATCCTGAAAGATGCCCGTATGCGCGAGCAGGCACATGTCATTCAGGGCGAAGTGATCCGGCTGATGGAAGATGTCGGCCGTCTTGACGAGCGCGTGCGCAAGTTGCAAACGCATTTCATACAGGCCAACAAGGATATTGACGATATTCTTGTGTCTTCCAGCAAAGTCACGAAACGCGGCGCGAAGATCGAGGCGCTGGAATTCGGCCCTCCGCCCGCGGAAGAACCTTCACGCCCACAAGCCAGACCGACCGAACCGGGTCAGCTACGCCTGCGCGTAGTGGATGAGGATTGA
- the fmt gene encoding methionyl-tRNA formyltransferase: MRVVFMGTPEFSVPILTAIIGHGYEVVAAYTQPPRPAGRRGLELTRSPVHEKAEQFGIPVFTPKSLKGAEEQDVFASLEADVAIVVAYGLLLPKAILDAPRLGCYNGHASLLPRWRGAAPIQRAIMAGDAETGMMIMKMDEGLDTGPVAMAEKVAITPDMTAGELHDRLSMIGADLMIRALGALERESLALQPQAEEGVTYAAKIDKAEARIDWSKPAKDVHNSIRGLSPFPGAWCEMEINGAVERVKLQRSTLGEGSGAPGTVLDDRLTIACGEGAVRLATLQRSGGKPLPAQEFLRGQRVTKVL, translated from the coding sequence ATGCGTGTTGTTTTCATGGGGACGCCGGAATTTTCCGTGCCGATCCTCACCGCCATCATCGGTCACGGTTATGAGGTCGTTGCAGCCTATACGCAGCCGCCGCGCCCGGCAGGCCGCAGAGGTCTGGAACTCACCAGATCGCCGGTGCATGAAAAAGCAGAGCAATTCGGCATTCCGGTTTTCACGCCGAAGAGCCTCAAGGGCGCGGAAGAGCAGGATGTTTTCGCAAGCCTTGAAGCCGATGTGGCGATTGTCGTGGCCTATGGGCTTTTGCTGCCGAAGGCCATTCTCGATGCGCCGCGGCTTGGCTGCTATAACGGCCATGCGTCGCTTTTGCCGCGTTGGCGCGGTGCAGCGCCCATCCAGCGCGCTATTATGGCAGGCGATGCGGAAACCGGCATGATGATCATGAAGATGGATGAGGGGCTTGATACCGGGCCTGTCGCCATGGCCGAAAAGGTGGCCATCACGCCGGATATGACGGCGGGCGAACTGCATGATCGCCTGAGCATGATTGGCGCTGACCTGATGATCCGCGCGCTGGGCGCGCTTGAGCGCGAAAGCCTTGCCTTGCAGCCGCAGGCGGAAGAAGGCGTTACTTATGCCGCAAAGATCGACAAGGCGGAGGCCCGCATCGACTGGTCGAAGCCTGCAAAAGACGTGCACAATAGCATTCGCGGCCTGTCACCCTTTCCGGGCGCGTGGTGCGAGATGGAAATCAACGGTGCTGTCGAGCGCGTGAAGTTGCAGCGTTCCACGCTGGGCGAAGGTTCGGGCGCGCCGGGCACGGTGCTGGATGATCGCCTGACGATTGCCTGCGGCGAGGGCGCGGTGCGGCTTGCCACGCTGCAACGTTCCGGCGGAAAACCCTTGCCTGCACAAGAGTTTCTGCGTGGGCAGCGCGTCACGAAGGTTCTCTAG
- a CDS encoding SelT/SelW/SelH family protein translates to MSAHPRISITYCTQCNWLLRAAWMAQELLQTFGQDLAEVALRPGTGGVFEIRVQMPDGSEELIWERKRDGGFPEAKVLKQRVRDLVWPERDLGHSDRPISS, encoded by the coding sequence ATGTCTGCACATCCCCGCATCTCCATTACCTACTGCACTCAATGTAATTGGCTGCTACGGGCAGCATGGATGGCGCAGGAACTGTTGCAGACTTTCGGGCAGGATCTGGCGGAAGTGGCGCTTCGTCCGGGCACGGGCGGGGTTTTTGAAATCCGTGTTCAGATGCCGGATGGCAGCGAGGAACTCATCTGGGAGCGCAAGCGCGATGGCGGCTTTCCCGAAGCCAAGGTGCTAAAGCAGCGCGTGCGTGATCTCGTCTGGCCGGAACGCGATCTGGGACATTCGGACCGGCCAATCAGTTCTTGA